Within Dermacentor albipictus isolate Rhodes 1998 colony chromosome 3, USDA_Dalb.pri_finalv2, whole genome shotgun sequence, the genomic segment tatgctaatatgactaataaaaattgggccccttggtttgcctatctatctatctatctatctatctatctatctatctatctatctatctatctatctatctatctatctatctatctatctatctatctatctatctattgatcgagctttatatatatatatatatatatatatatatatatatatatatatatatatatatatatatatatatatatatatatatatatatatatatatatatatatatatatatatatatatatatatatatatatatatatatatatatatatatatatatatatatatatatatatattaggcgtGTTCATCTTGGCAACGTGGTCACGACGTCTGGAAAAGGGCGTCTTTGTCTGTGCTGACACAGAACTGGCGCCGAAGTGCTCCGGTGCCACACTCGCCGGGTAGGAAGTATCCAACCTAGCGACCTAGGCAGAAGACAGCGTAGGCGGGTCGTAGCACGGTTTAAGCCATGCGACATGAACTGTTTCGCGCCCTCGGAAACGGTTGTCGGGATTGTCCTCTCACATCACTCGCCTTGAACAAGTTCTCGAGTGTCTCACTGCCGCAGGATTACAgctaaacttgaaaaaaaaagtcattttgaCGCCCGTAAACTTACGATCTTAGGCCCCGTAGTCTCAAAAGAAGGCATCTTACCGCATCCTACGAAGCTCCATGCGCTTGCTGATAGCTCCAAGCCCTGCACTCTAAAGGAGCTCCGTAGCTTCATCGGCTTCTGCTCGTATTTCCGGTTTTTCATCCGCAATTTCGCCTCCATTATCGCCaccttcacgcagcttcttgctTTCAGCACTGACCTCTCGACTTAAAATCCCGAGTGTGATGAGTCATTTACAACGCTTCGCCGACTCCGCACATCCACTGCAATACTGCGTCGCTTTATTCCTACCGCACctactgaaatacacacggacgCTAGTGGTATTGGACTTGGGGCCGTACTCGCCTATCGCAAGCGTAGCTTTGACGAGTATGTTTTGGCATATGCCAGCCGTACACTAGCAAATGCAGAGTCAAATTACTCCGTAACGGAAAAGGCATGCTTGGCCATTGTTTGGGCAATCAGTAAATTTCCTACTTACCTTTACAGTCGTCAGTTTGATGTTGTTACCGACCACCGTGCTCTGTGTCGGTTATCGTcattgaaagatcccactggacGCCTCGTTCGCTGGGCTTAACGCCTTCGAGATTAAGATATTCGTGTTATTTATCACTATAGGGAAAAAAACACTCGGACGCTGACGCCCTCTCCCGTTCGCCCCTACCTTCTGAACTTGCCCGCTCAACAACTACCATCTGCGATTCGTCATCTCTTACCATCACTGACATGCCAGCGCAACAGTGTAAGATCTCTATATCGCTTCGTTACTTGAACATATACCTCGATCTGCGCCTGACTCACGCTCACGCACCCTTCGTCGTCAAGCTCCACACTTTGCCGTTCTCGAATGCTTGTTGTACCGTCGCAATTACTTAACCGACAGCCGCAGATGGGTCCTTGCTATTCCTCGTCATCTGTGTTCGGACATTTGCAGCGTGTTCCACGATGACCCCAATGTGGCCACGCTGACACATTCAGGACGTACGAAGTGCTATATGAAGGACGTACGAAGTACGAACTGCTACgaagtgctatatatatatatatatatactttcgtCGTGTTCAAAGTGCAAGCTCCTTCAAAGTGCAAccatatatattgctacggcatgagccgggcgaggagaagaggaagaagaagtgagctggtgcagcctcaggacgccatcttgactttaccatccatctcgtcccttgaataaagccggtttaacattaaccgtaacaatatatatatatatatatatatatatatatatatatatatatatatatatatatatatatatatatatatatatatatatatatatggttgcaCTTTGAAGGAGCTTGCACTTTGAACACGACGAAAGTAAGAAGAAGTGTGCGCATCGCCATTAGATTTATAGCGTGAAACTTACCGCTTCactaaagctttgcttcacatggTACAATATGTGAACGTGCATATATTTTCTTCTCGTTTCGCACTAGAGTTGTGGTCACCGTGTTGGCGTGCTCTCTCTCTTCATTGATATATTATGCCACTATTTTCCCCATTGAGTGGGGTAGCAAAACCGATATTACCATCTGATtcacctccctgcttttcccttTATTTCTCTCTTACTTATGAATCCCTGGCCTACAGGTGCAAGGTTCTTCTTTATAAGCTCAGAACATCTTCGTTCCAGGCGCAGAGGTGACGCAAAGCCTGTCCTTGGCTACGTATTTCCGCTAGTTACCTTTGCAGTCCTAGAGATCGCAGATGCTCGTTGCAACACTCAGTATGCAGCCTGCCTTCAGGCATTATGTTCAGCACAAAGCACACAGCTCCTAACGACAGTACTCTGTCGCTGAGAAAACCGGTATCATAGCTTTGAAAGATTACTGCGCTCATGTAGCTCAAAGCAGCAGGGGATTTCATCTTCGACGGCTGCGTGAGAATGGCTTGTTTCGAAGAGGCCGACAGCCAGCCTTAAAATAGAGCTCTACCATCGTTACACGCGGCAACCGTGATCGCAGAGGAAACAGTGACACAGAAAATGACGAAACAGCCCTGGGCAAAGCAGACGCCGAATCTGGGCTTTACGGCCGGCGACGCCGGTGTAGAGGCGAACTACAGTGCCCCCGGCCAGCGCCTCCCGTTCTCTCTCGCACTTACATCGCTTACCTGGCGTCCCCTCCTCTCAGCTGGTGGAAGCGGCACACGAGGAGGTCACGGTCgaagctaaaaaagaaaacaaagatggGATGTGAGGAGTGAGGGCAGTGACGGGGAGGGGACGAAACCAGCCGGGCCATCCGGAACGGTTCCGCCTTCCAAAAACTCGGTTGCTGCACTGGTACGCCGTTTGCCGCTCTTCCTCCTCAACCACGCACTGCAGCCGCTCGCTTTAGTGCTCTTCTAGGCGTGTGTGCACCACTGCTATGCCAACTGCAGTGTTGCTCCTTGGCGTCCACGAGTGACAGTCGCCGCAGTGTAGGATCCGCGCCGCTTTCTTTCGGCAACCCAGCCGCAGCATCGACGCCATCTGAAAGAGGGCTCCCAACGTCGTCGAATTCACCTCTGGCCTCGAGacgaaaaaaaatgtgttattGCGATCACACAATGCCCGAGGCCATGTAAGAGCGTTTCCTGCCCCCCGCTCTCACCTCGACGTAGCATTCTGGAGCCGACGGAGACCGCATCCGAAAGCTGGAGGAAGAAAAAATCCCGCGAACGCCGGTGCGCTTGTCCTTGAACGAGTACGATAGTTTCCTGGTCGTTAGCATAGCGTTCCCTTCGGAGAGCCGTTCTCCGCCGAAAGGATTGTCTGATTGGTCGCGGTCCTCATTACGTTTGGCAGAGGGAttgagtgtgtgtgtttttaCGTGCGCTACGTGACTTTGATCATCAGAAGTGGACTTGGGTCCGGTGCGCGAGTAAGCAAGCGCTTAGTTCATCCAAACCACTCGCCACTTGTCTCCACATTTCTACCAAGAGCAGCGGATCGCCAACTGAGATGGACAACATGACCACCGAGCCGCTGTACACCGACTTTCTCAGCGTCTACCTGCACCTACCTCAGGACCCGCGGACGAAAGACTGGATAATGGTGAAGTACCCTTCCATCGTGCTTTGGAGCGTCGGCCTCTACCTCTACTTCGTCAAGGTGTGGGGTCCACGCTACATGAAAGGTCGTGAGCCATTCAACCTGCGCTACGTTATTCTAGTGTACAACGCCTTCATGGTCGCATGCAGCGCGTGGTTCCTAGTCGCAATCCTGCGACTAACGTACATCGGCGGTGGCTACAGTCTTTTCTGCCAGGGCCTCGACTTTTCCACCGCCCCGAAGGCCGTCGAGTTGCTCGACGTCTACTGGTGGCTGCGCATTCTACGGTTGCTCGACTTTCTGGACACGATCTTCTTTGTGCTCCGCAAGAAGTTCAACCAGGTGTCGACGCTTCACGTCGTCCACCACTCGCTGGTCGTGCTCGACTGCTGGTTTTGGACCCGAATAGGCACCGATGGCCACATCTCTTTCATCATAGCGCTCAACACGTTCGTGCACGTGGTAATGTACACCTACTATTTTCTCTCGTCCATCGGACCCAAGGCGCAGAAGTACCTCTGGTGGAAGCGTTACCTGACCCTCCTTCAGATCACGCAGTTCATTGTAGCCATGGTGCACGGCTCCATACCACTTTTCTACGACTGCGGATACCCCAAGCTGTACGTGTACCTCGCCATGCCTCAGGGAGCACTGTTTCTCTACCTGTTCTTCCAGTTTTACTTCAAGGTCTACATCCGCAGCTCTAGGAAGGGCTTCCAAACGGTCTGCAACGCGCAGGGAAGTTTAGGCTTGTCCGAGTCTAAGACGACAAAAGTCCAGTAGAAGTTTTTTAAAGAAATTCGCCACCAGGGAATTCATTatcattgcttttcttttcttcaatacCTTAATTTGAGTGGAGTGTATGATGTAAGCACTGCGTAGGAAAGAAATACCTTGTTGACCTTGTGTGCGCTAGTTCTGATGACAGTTGGAAAAGGACGACGAACTTTAACTAGCCCTCTTGTAGAGCTGGTCACAACGCTGTTTGTCTTAGATGATAATGTCTGTTGTAGGATGGAAGTGGGAACACACGTTGTTGGCATTGTTTGTGTAAAGTGATGCTGGTGACTACTTCTGAGATTGCCTTACTGAACTTTTCACCTCATTATTTTCCCTGGCCATTTCTCTGCCGTCACATTTCGCGTTTGGCCTGTGCTTTGTCGTGTCGACGTACTACAACATGGTGATATGATGTCACTAGTGTTGTGcatgtgaaatgaaaaaaaagaaaaaaaaagaagaaaccaatAAATGCCCCCATCGCTCGACACGTTTGTTGAGTCTTACGAAATAGTGGACCAAAACGAGAACCAGTGCATTCTTCCGCTCCGAAATCGTTTCCATCACCGACCGCCTCCTGACCGTGTGACCTAGTTTTGGTTTTCCTTCTTTGGTGGCCCGGCTCAGTGGCGCGTTGCGTGCACCCTCATGAGTTTCACGGTCACGAAGTCGGATGTGAGTACGCTTTGCGGGGAAACATATCGCTTCCTGCAAGGCGGATTGCCACTAGTGCGTCTTCGTAAACcgtcttttttttgtgtatgtgtgtgtgtgtgtgtatgatcCCGGCTTCAATTTGACGCTGACGTAGTAGCTTCAAGCGTGCAATGGTTGTACCACTGCTCAGGTGCATTATTCAGCCGTAAACTTACTCGTAGCAAACTAAAGAAGGTGAGCATTTTAACGTCCAAATGACAACCATTGTGATCTGGTAATGGGGACGGCCATTCTTGGTTTTGAGTCTTTTATTCATAAGCTCTAAAGCCACCATCACTTGGTAAACTTTTCAAGTTACTGCGAGATGAAGTGACACCTTATATGATTGTAACAGGAGGACTGGCCCTGCGGGCAATCATATATAGCTGCATCAGCGTTTACTCTGATCGATGATATACCTTTAACCTGATGAAAAGTAACCACGATATCAAAATTAGTGCGGATGTCGTCGTTATTTGTGATAAGAACACAGCTGGTTATTGAGGGTGCGAAAATGTGCATATCTAAAAATACCGCACCGATACGGTTGTTTGGATAAAACTCCAACCACGCTTTGATAGCTGCATGACGAAAGTAACACGTCTGCCTTTGCCAGACGGAAGTACCGTGTGGCACGGCGAGGTCCTTTTTCGTTCCGTAATACGGCATGGTTAAAGCATTGTGTTATCGGAGAGAAAAAGCAATGATAATATGGCATCCGTTTATATTAGTCATATTCACAGCGGACGGACATCCGTTTCCATCCATCATTATATTTTGGTAAGAAAATGGGAACACAGTCAAACAATAGTTttacgtagtagttctgcggaaacccgcaaggtggagagaagtaatgaataaagggaaaatcagacatccaccccggttcgtagcaattgctacaaaggaaacccaaacgggttcctcgaaagaaaagcctcaagttgaagaaaaattggtcctggtccgggactcgaacccgggaccaccgccttcccggggcagccgctctaccatctgagctaaccaggcggctagcagatggcagggcgaagtcgaatttgtcaacaacacgaagcaaaggcaatagTTTGACGTataagtttcctttgtagcaattgctacgaacgggtggatgtct encodes:
- the LOC135898694 gene encoding very long chain fatty acid elongase AAEL008004-like — encoded protein: MDNMTTEPLYTDFLSVYLHLPQDPRTKDWIMVKYPSIVLWSVGLYLYFVKVWGPRYMKGREPFNLRYVILVYNAFMVACSAWFLVAILRLTYIGGGYSLFCQGLDFSTAPKAVELLDVYWWLRILRLLDFLDTIFFVLRKKFNQVSTLHVVHHSLVVLDCWFWTRIGTDGHISFIIALNTFVHVVMYTYYFLSSIGPKAQKYLWWKRYLTLLQITQFIVAMVHGSIPLFYDCGYPKLYVYLAMPQGALFLYLFFQFYFKVYIRSSRKGFQTVCNAQGSLGLSESKTTKVQ